Genomic segment of Bacteroidota bacterium:
GGATTTAAAGTATCATCATCGTTGAATGCATTGCCCCACATTGCCGGCCAGAGATAATTTCCTTTCAATCGAAGAATGAGCTCAAAAACTTTTTCATAAGCCAGGTGATTAACGCCACCGAATTTTTCTTTTGTCCAACCGGAAAATGCCGGCGCTTCATCATTAATAAAAATACCGCGGTATTTTACTTTAGGGGCATCGGTTATAAAGACATTAGTGGTAACAAAAATTTCTTTCTTCTTTTTCACAGGAACATCTGCCCACCAATACCAGGGAGATACACCAATTTGTTTTGAGAATTCAAAAACTCCATAAGCAGTTCCTCTTCTATCACTACCAGCAATGACCAAAGCGTTTGGCAACGACTGTAATTGGTATGCTTCCCATTTGGCACTTATATTTTTTGTATTGATCTTTTTCTGTTTGATCAATTGAGAAATTCCAGGCGATCTTTGAAGAGAGCCAATAATAATGGCAACCGATGACGAAGAAGGAAGTTTATTTACTAATTGCAGTTTTTTACCAGTTACCATTTCAATATCCTGTTGTAATAGTTCGGCTGCTTTTTTTACAAGTGCATGATCAGCATCATCAACATAGATTACTGAAGCGGATAGTGAAAATGAATTTAGGGTTTTGGCACCTATTACAAGCTGAGCTTTTCCTGTAACAGCTATGACATAAAAAAATAAAAAAAACTTTACTTGTTTCATTGCTAAATAGAATTTATACAGTTGAACACTTTGCTTCACTCTGTCCAAGCTATGCATCGCACAGTAAACTTACTCTTGGCGACCTGCATGCCGGCAGGCAGGTGCGGCCAGTTAACAAAATTAAAAACCGATACTATTGCCACCATCTACCGGCAACACAACACCTGTAATGTATTTCGCGGCATCACTTGCTAAAAACAAAGCTGCATCACCTATATCCGAAGCTTGCCCCATTACTCCCATTGGTGTTCTTGAGAATACTTTTGCTTTTCGTTCCGGATCACTGTCCAGTGCTTTTGCTGTCATGTCTGAATAAATAAAACCTGGTGCAATTGCATTTACACGAATTCCTTTTGGTGATAGTTCAACTGCCATGGCCCTTGTCATTCCATCAATTGCAGTTTTGCTGGCACTGTAAGCAATCACTTTTGGTAAACCATACTGTGCTGCCATCGAGCTGATATTAATAATGCATCCGCTTTTTTTATCAAGCATATGTTTCACCACTTCACGGCTTATGGAAAAAACAGAAGTAAGATTGGTTGTAATGATCTTCTGAAAATCTTCATCAGTTACTTCTATGAATTCTTTTTTCATATTAATGCCTGCGTTATTCACCAGGATATCTATTTGCCCGAATTGTTTAATAATAGCATTAATAAATCCAGGGATGGAGGAAAGATCACTCAAGTCACAACTCATGGGATGACACAACAGACCCAGTTTTTCTTTTGCTGTATTTAATTTTTCTTTATCCCTTCCTGCAATAATGGTTTCAATGCCTGATTGTGTAAACTTTTCTGCAATAGCATAGCCCAGACCCGAACCACCACCTGTTACAATAGCAATTTTTTTTGTGTTATTACTCATTTTATTTTTTTATCAAAGGTTAATCTGGTTTCTAATTACCCGGTGCAAATAAAACTCTTATGCTTTTATAATACTCCAGTGTTTTATCTGGTTGTTCATAGTTGGCGGGTATCGGCATTTTAGAAAAAGTCTGGAAATACAATAAGCAGGCATTGCGCCACCATATTGCATCTTTCAATTGAATATTCAGCAATTGCTTTACCTGTGCGAATCGTTCTTTATCGATGTTCTTTTCCAGTTTGCTCCATTGTTGCTGAAATGATTTAACTGAATCCACGCCGGTATAATATTTATAACAGAGTTCATTCCACAATGTTCTTCCACTTTTCATTTTATGATCCCATGATGCATGATGAAACCATAAGAGATATTCATCCGGACATTTATTTATATCAGAGAAAGCATTATTTATTTCTGTTTTATATTGAGCCAATGCATTTGTTCCTTTTACTGTTCTGTCAAAACCAATTCCAATTGAATCAGCTTTATGATAATATACTGGGTTCCAGTCAGGGCGGTTCAATGAATTACCCCATGGCATTGGTCCATAATGATGGCCGTTGTACATAATATGTGTAAGACCAATTGGAGTCATATAGTTTACCAATGCTTCACGTGAATTAAGCATGATGTTCTTTATAACTGTAACAGATTTCTTGTCATTAGTAATTGTTTGTCTTATCCATTCATCTGCTATTTGATCAGATGACAAATTATAATCCCAGCTTAGCCTTCCTAAGGCATACCAATTGGCCTGTGCAAAAGGATGGCCACACCAGTTAATATCATTACCGATATTACTTACTCCGGCCATGCCAGTCAAGGTATGATTATCCAAACTGCCATCTATTACTTTTGCGACTGTTGAAGATTTTCCTTTTGAATAAGTATCAGCACTCAGCACTTCTTTAAACAAAGGGGCTTCGTAAACTAAATGAGTTCCCTGTCCCAGGTACTCCTGTGTCAATTGAAGCTCCATCATCAAAGGAGTTTGTGGCATTGCACCGAATAAAGGAGAAAAAGGTTCTCTCGGTTGAAAATCGATCGGTCCGTTTTTCACTTGAACTAAAACATTCTTTCTGAACTTGCCATCAAGCGGTTGGAATTCTTCATAAGCTTGTTTGAACCGGTCGTTTGACTCGGGATTATAAACAAATGCCCGCCACATAATAATTCCTCCGAATGGTGCTACTGCATCAGCCAGCATATTTGCGCCATCTGCATGATTTCTTTTATAATCTTGCGGACCTGGCTGCCCTTCGCTGTTTGCTTTTACAAGGAAGCCGCCAAAATCAGGGATGATCGAATAAATTTCTTTTACTTTTTCTTTCCACCATTGCTGAACTGTATCATTCAGTGGATCAGCTGAGTTTAATTTTCCTAATTCTATCGGTGCACTGAATCTTGCCGTGAGATAAACTTTTATTCCATACGGACGAAAAAGATCTGCCAATGCTTTTACTTTTTCTAACCAGGGTTTTGTAAGTATCGTTGCATTGGCATTCACATTTGTAAGAACTGTTCCGTTAATACCAATCGATGCATTTGCTCTTGCATAATCAATATAGCGCTGATCTATATAGTCGGGTAAAGTATGCCAGTTCCATATGGAAAAACCCGCATAACCTCTTTCTACAGTTCTGTTGAGATTATCCCAATGATTCAGTAAACGTAGCTTCAGATAGGGAATGGAGACAAAAGGCTTGGGGCTCCAAACGTCCTGCCTTGTTTGCATAAGCCTGAGAATATGAAATGCTCCATACAATAATCCAACTTCAGAGCCAGAGTAAACCATTACCTGACCTTCTACACCTCTTTTTATCAGAAAGCCCTCGTCTCCAAGTTTTAAAACTTTGTTTTCAGATTGTGGATCATAAACTGCAAGTGGTGAATTGTTTTTAATGAACTGGAGTGTAACCTTATTCTGATAACCTTGAATGAATAATGGTTTCTGATTTAGCATGCCTAATGAAGCTTTTGTAAGCTCATCTTTAATAATTTGTACAGTAACAGAATTTCCTGATATTGAAATTTTACTAAAAAGTGATTTGTATTCGGTTAATCGTTTGGCATCCTCTACTGGCTTATACCTAAGCCATAAATCATATCCATCTTCCGCTTTTGTTAAGGAAGCAGTTAATAATAATATGATGAATAATACAAGCTTCATAAATTGATCTACAACTTAGGGATGCCTTTTTTTTTTAAGGAGGATTTTCTTATGATCAGGTCCGAACGTATCACTATCGTTTGAGTATGTTTGATATTGGATAATCCCTTGAGGTGGTTGATCAAGTTACGGGCAGCAATTTCACCCATATCAATACCCGGATAATCGATAGTAGTAAGCTGTGGCTCTACAATTTTTCCGATCGCATCATTATTGAAACCAACAATTGCAATATCCTCTGGGATATTTATTCCATGTTCCTTCAGTGTTTGCATACACACAGCCGCAGAGAAATCATTAGTAATAAATGCTCCGTCAGGCAGAGGTTTCATTTTTAAAATTTGTAAAGCAGCTTCTACACCGCATTGTTCACTCAAATCCTTAATTAGAACTTTTTCTTTGTCATAAGCAATTCCATTATCAAATAAAGCATCCACATATCCTTTATGCCGCTGGGCATAAACGTTACGTTTCAGGTTGGCTGTAACAAGAACAATTCGTCTACACCCTTGTTCAATTAAATGCTGTGTTGCCTGGTAGCCGCATTTATAATTATCTATTATAACCTTTGTGCTGTCACTGTTTTCTTCCACACGATCAAAAAAGATAATAGGAATGGACCTGTCGGAAAAAGATTTATAGTGTTCCAGTCCTTCTGTGTCAAAAGCAAGTGAAGCGATCAGCCCGTCTACTCTTTTATGAAAAAGATTCAAGGCATTTGCCGCTTCCTTATCATAGCTCTCCGATGAGTGGGCAATGATAAGATCATAGCCGGCTTCTGTTGTTACTTTTTCAATACCTGCCAGAACAGATGTAATGAAGTTACTGTTCAATTCATGCACAATAACACCGATGGTATTTGTTTTTTGTTTCCTGAGATTGCTGGCAAACGTATTGTGGCGATAGCCCAGTTCTTTTGCTGCGTCCTGTATCTTCTTCCGGGTATTTTTATTAATGGCTGGGTGGTTCTTTAATGCACGGCTTACAGTGGCTGATGAAAGCTCCAGTTTCTGGGCAATATCATAAATAGTAACTTCTTTTTTAGGCTTCATGTTGCAATCGGTTGCATAAAAATCGTAAAAAAAATGAAATTAGGAAGATTTGTTTTTTAAAGAGGATTCGCGGATCACAAGATCTGCACGGAGCACAATTGTATTGGTGGTTTTTGTACTTGATAAACCTTTAAGATGGTTGATAAGATTCATTACTGCTACCTCACCTACCTGGAACCCTGAATAATTTACAGTAGTAAGATTAGGTTCAATGACCTTGCTGATAGGGTCATTATTAAAGCCCGCAAAAGCAATATCATCCGGAATATTTATGCCCGCTGTTTTTAACCGCATCATGCAGTGAACTGCTGCTGTATCGTTAGCGGCAAAGACTGCATCGGGGCGGTTTGCAACTTTCATTTTTAATATATGTTCGGCAGCATCGGTACCAGCCTGTTCATTAAGTTCGCTGATATAATGAAGCGTATCGTCAAACGGAATATCAAAGTCCTGCAAGGCCTTTTTATACCCTCTTAAACGTTCAGAATAGACATCCCGAAGCAGGTTGCCACCGAGATGCATGATTCGCTTACAACCCTGTTCCAGCAAGTGTTTAGTCACATCGTATGCAGCTAAAAAGTTATCAATAATAATGCTTGTGCTTTCGCTATGTGGAAAGGTTCTGTCAAAAAAAACGACCGGTATTCCCTTATTAAAAAAAGCCTGGAGATGGGAGATATTCTCAGTATCATAAGCCAGCGATATCAGTAACCCATCCACTCGTTTATTGAACAAAGTATGAGCATTGATCTTTTCTTTTTCCCGCTTTTCAAGAGATTGGGTTATAATAAGATTATAATGTTCACGGGTGGCCACATCTTCCATTCCGGCAAGAACGGAGGACATAAAACTACTGTTAAGCCGGGGTACGATCACACCAATAGCATGGGTGCGTTTGCTACGTAAGCTACTAGCAAACATGTTTGAACGATATCCCAATTCCTGCGCTGCTTCAGCAATTTTTTTTCGGGTATTCTTATTAATGGCAGGATGATTCTTAAGACCCCTGCTCACTGTAGTGGCTGAAATATTAAGATGTTTAGCAATATCATAGATCGTTATTTCCTTTTGCTCTGCCATAATTTATACCCCACTGCAAATAAAAGTAGGTTTTTTTGAAAAAAAAATTGCAATCGGTTGCAATTTTCTGAAAATCCCCTATATTCGTAATCAGAAATTTAGTTGAGGAGTTTAAAAATAAGTTTTCTGGATCTAATAACTGCTTCCGCTGTATGAGAAATAATGTATCGTCTTCCGACATGCCCAATAAGCATTTTTCAATTGCTGGCACACTGTATACTTCTATTACCACCATTAAGCCTAATTACCACTGCATTATTTTACAAAACAGAATTTATTTTTTCTTTTTTTTATTACAGGCAGAAGCACTAAAAATTCAAATAGTAAGACCCTTAAAAAGAGTTATCCAGGTTAATTATAGATTTTTTCGTTTGAAGGCAACGGCATAAGTGAATAGAGAGATATAAGAGATATAGTTATATAAAAGATCTTTTTCCAAATGAAAAACAGAGACTAAACGATAGTCTGTCGATAAAAGTTGATTGCTAATTTTTTAAAATTCAAAATTTAAAACTGCTGATTATGAAAGTATCATTACAACGAGCCAGAAAAGTCCTCGTTTGGCAAAACCGGTCCATGCAAAAGTTACTATCTTTTGCATTTTCAGGTTTCCTCATTTTGAGTCTCTCTCTTCCCGGTCTGACCCAAAATAACATCCAGGTGAAAGGACGTGTTGCGGATGAAACCGGTCACGGTGTTGCCAAGGCTTCAATTTCTGTCAAAGGCACTACGATCGGTGCCACCGCAGATGAAAATGGTAACTATGAGATCACAGCACCTTCCAATGGTACGCTGGTGATTTCTGCGATAAATTTTGCAACTCAGGAGGTAAAAATAAACGGCAGGCCAACATTGAATGTTGACCTCGCTTCAATAGAAAAGGTCGAAAGCGAAGTAATTGTAACCGGTTATGGGATTACCCAAAGAAAAAAAGATGTTACAGGTTCTATAGTATCTGTAAAAGGAGAAACGCTAAACGAGATCAAAGCACCTAATGTCATTAATCAGTTACAGGGTCGTGCAGCCGGTGTAGACATTGTTACTAATGGTAATACTATTGGAACAGCAGGTCAAATTCGTATTCGTGGCAACCGCTCAATAACTGGTAACAATAATCCATTGATCGTTGTAGATGGAATGGCATACGGAGGAAGCATCAACGATATTAATCCGGACAACGTGGCAAGTCTTGACGTATTGAAAGATGCTTCTGCAACAGCCATATATGGCTCACGCGGTTCAAATGGCGTTATTATCATCACAACAAAACGAGGCACAAACGGCAAAGCAGTTACAAGCTATAATGGTTATGTAGGCGTGGTCAATCCAATTGGCACTTACAGGCTGTTTAATGGAACGGAATATGCACAGTTTAAAGCGGATGCCGCTGCAGGTAATTCCGTTACCGCCGGTGCAAGTCTTTATTCGCTCAGAGCCATCGAGCAAACTAACCTGGCAGCGGGAGTAAGTACAGATTGGCAGGACCTGTTGCTGACTGAAGGTATCAGAACAAGCCATGATTTAAGTGTTAAAGGAGGTACAGATAGAACACAATATTTCTTCGGTTTAGGTTATTACAGGGAAACGGGGGTCACACACGACCAGGATCTGGATCGTTATTCTTTCAGTGTCAATATCGATCACAAATTGTCTGAACGTTTTAAAGTCGGGTTTACCAGTTTCAACACTATTCTAAAATCAAATAGGCTCGGCACCAATGCTTATGGCTCCGCAACAAGGCTCGGCCCTCTGTTTAAGCCCTATAACGATGATGGTACTTTAAATTTTAAGCCTGCAAGCTCCCAGGGTGTGGATGATGCACAAATAAATCCACTTACTTCCATAGGTAATGATGATTTGATCAAAGCATATCAACGCAGACTTCAGATACAGGATAATTTTTACCTGGAGCTGAAAATATTAAAAGAGCTGAAGTTCAAAACGAGTTTTGGTTTTGGCTGGTCTCAGACTTTAGGCCAGAATTATACAGGGCCGAACACCGTATTTAACAATAACACTACAACAGCAAATTCAAGTCTTAGCCAGTCCAATGCAGAAGGCTGGCAATATACCATCAACAACTCTTTTGAGTATGCTAAGACCTTTGCCCAAAAACATAAACTGCAGGCACAGGTTTTACAAGAAATACAAAAGAATCATTTCCAGTCCCAGCAATTCAATGGAGTTGGCGTACCTGCCGACTTTCTGCAGGATTATAACTGGCAGCAGGTAAATACGATCAATCCACAAGGCGGAGCCTATAGCGAATCTGCTTTGATTGGTTATATGGCTAGAGCGATTTATTCATTCGATGATAAATATTTACTGACCGCGACGGTGAGAACGGATGGCGCCTCTGTATTAGCACCGGGTCATCAATGGGTGACTTATCCAGCCTTCAATGTTGGTTGGAATATCGATAGAGAGAACTTCATGAGTGGTATAAATGTGATTTCAAGCCTCAAACTGAGAGGAGGTTGGGGGGTCAGTTCTAACGCTGGTATAAATCCTTATACTACCTTAGGTAGCCTTACTGCCAATTTCTATAATTATGGTCAGGGTTCTACAGTCGGCACCAATTACGCAAACGGTTATCTTATTAATTCAGCTCCTAACCCTGATCTCACCTGGGAAAAAACGGCGGGTCTGAATATTGGCGTTGACTTTGGTCTTTTTAAAAACCGTCTGACGGGTTCAATAGATTATTATGACACCAAAACAACTGATATCTTGTTGCAGAAAAGGATTCCAGGCAGTCTCGGTGTTCCCGGTGGTCAATTGACCAACGTGGGTGAGACAGCATCTCATGGTTTGGAAGTTGTTTTGAGCAGCCGGAATATCGAGACCAAAGGCGGATTTACATGGCGCACTGATTTCAATGTGTTCTACAACAGGGAAAAGATCGTGGCCCTGCAGAATAATCTTAAACAAGATTTGGGGAATGGATGGTTCGTAGGTCAACCAGTTACTACGATCTATGATTACAAAAAAATTGGTATCTGGCAAACAAGCGAAGCAGCACAGGCTACAATATATGGAGTAAAGCCAGGTGATATTAAGATAGAGGATATGACCAAGGATAATTCAATTACTTCTGCGGATCGGCAAATAATAGGGAATTTTCAACCCGATTTCATAGCAGGCATGACCAACTATTTCAAATATAAGGATTTTGACCTGAGCTTTGTCCTGTTCGGACGCTTTGGCCAGACCGTGGTGTGTACTTATCTATCTGCAGATGGCGGTGGTAATGGGTATCCATTTTTCCTGAACAGCCGCGTAGAGCAGTTAAAGGTAGATTACTGGACCCCGACCAATCCCACTAATGATTTTCCCCAGCCCGATGCCGGTGTCGATGGATTGCAATACACATCAACGCTGACCTACCGGGACGGCTCTTTTATTAAGATAAGAACTATCGACTTGGGATATAATTTACCTACAAGGTTGGTTAGTAAGGCAGGTATTCAATCATTAAGGGTATATGTATCAGCACAGAATCCTTTTATCCTCTGGGCCCCACTCGTAAGAGATAATTTGGGTCTTGATCCGGAAGGTAATGGTGTAGGAAATTCAATCGGCACACAGGGTGGTGGTGCAACCTCAGTAGCTAACGATCGGGCGATAACTGTCGGAATGGGTGTGCCACCAACACGCCAAATTATTCTTGGAGTAAACCTTAAATTCTAATTCTTTAAATATTATTTTAATGAAACATAGAAAAATTATACAAAGCCTATTTTTAATCGCAATAATATTTGCGAACACAGGGTGTAAAAAGCTATTGGAAGAACAGCCCAGGACGAGTTTCACACCTCCTTTCTTCGCCACGAGTGATGGTCTCCAGGGTGGTATTGCCGGCATTTACACTAGTTTTCGAACTCAGTGGTCAAATCAAATTTGGACTCAATTGTTCGATGGAGGTACCGATGAAGCCCTTCGGGGCGGGTCTGTTGACGCCGGCGCAGCCAGCTGGATGATCTACAATAACCCGGTAATAAAAAGTAATACCAGCAATTATGAAGGTTTCTGGAACACGTTGTATACTGATATCAATACAGCAAATGGAGTTTTGCAATATGGAGTCGATGCAGATATACCGGCGGCTACCAAAACCCAGCTCCTGGCCCAGGCTAAATTCCTACGGGGCTTCTGTTATTTTTATCTTGTAACAACATTTGGCCAGGTTCCTTTGCACACAACTCTTAATACATCTGCATCAACGGCCGATGCTCCTGCTCCCCTTGCCGATTTATATGCGCAAATTATCAAAGACTTCACTGAAGCATCTGCTGATTTGCCGAATATCCCGAATGCAGCAATGGGTAAGCCAGCATTCAAAGCAACAGCGTTATTCCTGCTTGCCAAAACATATCTCTGGCGCGGTTGGTCGACTGCTGCACAGCCCAACGACTACCAGCAGGCATACACCATATCTAAAGCTATCATTGATAATAAGGCAACATATGGCTTGAACCTTTTGCCTAGTTTCAGTACGGTGTTTAGGGAAGGACAGGAATATAGCTCTGAAATATTGATGGTAATAGATCATACAAAGGACCTTAAATTCGGACAGAACTCTCCAGTAGGCAACGGTGCCACAAGTTTTAGTGAGAACAAATCGAATTTCATGTGGCGCCCCAACTATCCGACTATGAATGCAAACTACCCTGCAACCGGGGGGAGCAATGTTTGTTTGAGAGATACTCGGAATGGTCGTCCTTTTGTTCGCCTCAGACCAAATACAAAATATGTGATGGATCAGGCATTTGCCAACAGGGCCACAGACTCCAGGTATGATGGCACATTTGAGACGATATGGCTGTCCAACAGCATACCTGAATCAGTAAAAGGAACCACGGGTGTCACTACTCCAAGAGGTACACTGATCAATGGTGTAGACACAGCCATTTGGATGGCGGATAGAGTAGTGACTGCGGCTGAAAGAGCTGCCTTCAAAGGAATAATTCTCGAACCGGACCATTTGGCTGGAGCCACCGTAAAATATACAGCAGCCTTCTTCCCCAGCGTGAGAAAATTTGATGACTCAACAAGAGGCCACATGAATGATTATTCAGATAGGCCATACATTCTTTTCCGTTTTGCTGAAGTGTATCTGATAGCCGCCGAAGCAGCCATCAAAGGCGGTGCAACAGCCCAGGACGCTGCAAACATGATAAACGTCCTTAGAACAAGGGCTGCGTTAAAGGACAATCAAACTCCGGCACAATATGCAGCTGCAGTTGCAGCACAACAGATTACCTCTGGCCAGGCGACATTAGATTTTCTGTTGGACGAACGTAGCCGAGAACTATTTGCAGAGGATTGCCGGTGGTGGGACCTTTCGCGAACAAAGACTCTTGTCTCACGAGTTCAGCTACACAATACAGAAGCTGCGGCTGGAGTACAACCATTTAATATGCTAAGACCAATTCCGCAATCGCAGATCGATTTGGTCACCGAAGGTCCGGTTTATCCGCAAAACCCAGGATATCAATAAACGTAAGCAAGCAAGTAGTAGTTTATATTTTGACAATTATCAATTTACAAGACCGGGGAAAGGTTATTCATCCCCGGTCTTCAATTTCAAATACCAGGCATTGATAATTAATAAGCATTAATTTGCTCAAGTTTTATAATATCATTTAATCTTTATTATTAGTGAATAATCCCTTGTGTTCAAAGAATTAATTCAAGTGTTATGTGCAGTGCCACGGAAAGATTTTTCAGTTTCTTGGTTTTATTTTTTTTTCTCTCTGGTTGCAAACAAATAGAAAGTTCAACTTATGAACCGATTGGAGAACAAAATCTGGC
This window contains:
- a CDS encoding SDR family oxidoreductase — its product is MSNNTKKIAIVTGGGSGLGYAIAEKFTQSGIETIIAGRDKEKLNTAKEKLGLLCHPMSCDLSDLSSIPGFINAIIKQFGQIDILVNNAGINMKKEFIEVTDEDFQKIITTNLTSVFSISREVVKHMLDKKSGCIINISSMAAQYGLPKVIAYSASKTAIDGMTRAMAVELSPKGIRVNAIAPGFIYSDMTAKALDSDPERKAKVFSRTPMGVMGQASDIGDAALFLASDAAKYITGVVLPVDGGNSIGF
- a CDS encoding LacI family transcriptional regulator, with amino-acid sequence MAEQKEITIYDIAKHLNISATTVSRGLKNHPAINKNTRKKIAEAAQELGYRSNMFASSLRSKRTHAIGVIVPRLNSSFMSSVLAGMEDVATREHYNLIITQSLEKREKEKINAHTLFNKRVDGLLISLAYDTENISHLQAFFNKGIPVVFFDRTFPHSESTSIIIDNFLAAYDVTKHLLEQGCKRIMHLGGNLLRDVYSERLRGYKKALQDFDIPFDDTLHYISELNEQAGTDAAEHILKMKVANRPDAVFAANDTAAVHCMMRLKTAGINIPDDIAFAGFNNDPISKVIEPNLTTVNYSGFQVGEVAVMNLINHLKGLSSTKTTNTIVLRADLVIRESSLKNKSS
- a CDS encoding alpha-glucuronidase, yielding MKLVLFIILLLTASLTKAEDGYDLWLRYKPVEDAKRLTEYKSLFSKISISGNSVTVQIIKDELTKASLGMLNQKPLFIQGYQNKVTLQFIKNNSPLAVYDPQSENKVLKLGDEGFLIKRGVEGQVMVYSGSEVGLLYGAFHILRLMQTRQDVWSPKPFVSIPYLKLRLLNHWDNLNRTVERGYAGFSIWNWHTLPDYIDQRYIDYARANASIGINGTVLTNVNANATILTKPWLEKVKALADLFRPYGIKVYLTARFSAPIELGKLNSADPLNDTVQQWWKEKVKEIYSIIPDFGGFLVKANSEGQPGPQDYKRNHADGANMLADAVAPFGGIIMWRAFVYNPESNDRFKQAYEEFQPLDGKFRKNVLVQVKNGPIDFQPREPFSPLFGAMPQTPLMMELQLTQEYLGQGTHLVYEAPLFKEVLSADTYSKGKSSTVAKVIDGSLDNHTLTGMAGVSNIGNDINWCGHPFAQANWYALGRLSWDYNLSSDQIADEWIRQTITNDKKSVTVIKNIMLNSREALVNYMTPIGLTHIMYNGHHYGPMPWGNSLNRPDWNPVYYHKADSIGIGFDRTVKGTNALAQYKTEINNAFSDINKCPDEYLLWFHHASWDHKMKSGRTLWNELCYKYYTGVDSVKSFQQQWSKLEKNIDKERFAQVKQLLNIQLKDAIWWRNACLLYFQTFSKMPIPANYEQPDKTLEYYKSIRVLFAPGN
- a CDS encoding TonB-dependent receptor — encoded protein: MKVSLQRARKVLVWQNRSMQKLLSFAFSGFLILSLSLPGLTQNNIQVKGRVADETGHGVAKASISVKGTTIGATADENGNYEITAPSNGTLVISAINFATQEVKINGRPTLNVDLASIEKVESEVIVTGYGITQRKKDVTGSIVSVKGETLNEIKAPNVINQLQGRAAGVDIVTNGNTIGTAGQIRIRGNRSITGNNNPLIVVDGMAYGGSINDINPDNVASLDVLKDASATAIYGSRGSNGVIIITTKRGTNGKAVTSYNGYVGVVNPIGTYRLFNGTEYAQFKADAAAGNSVTAGASLYSLRAIEQTNLAAGVSTDWQDLLLTEGIRTSHDLSVKGGTDRTQYFFGLGYYRETGVTHDQDLDRYSFSVNIDHKLSERFKVGFTSFNTILKSNRLGTNAYGSATRLGPLFKPYNDDGTLNFKPASSQGVDDAQINPLTSIGNDDLIKAYQRRLQIQDNFYLELKILKELKFKTSFGFGWSQTLGQNYTGPNTVFNNNTTTANSSLSQSNAEGWQYTINNSFEYAKTFAQKHKLQAQVLQEIQKNHFQSQQFNGVGVPADFLQDYNWQQVNTINPQGGAYSESALIGYMARAIYSFDDKYLLTATVRTDGASVLAPGHQWVTYPAFNVGWNIDRENFMSGINVISSLKLRGGWGVSSNAGINPYTTLGSLTANFYNYGQGSTVGTNYANGYLINSAPNPDLTWEKTAGLNIGVDFGLFKNRLTGSIDYYDTKTTDILLQKRIPGSLGVPGGQLTNVGETASHGLEVVLSSRNIETKGGFTWRTDFNVFYNREKIVALQNNLKQDLGNGWFVGQPVTTIYDYKKIGIWQTSEAAQATIYGVKPGDIKIEDMTKDNSITSADRQIIGNFQPDFIAGMTNYFKYKDFDLSFVLFGRFGQTVVCTYLSADGGGNGYPFFLNSRVEQLKVDYWTPTNPTNDFPQPDAGVDGLQYTSTLTYRDGSFIKIRTIDLGYNLPTRLVSKAGIQSLRVYVSAQNPFILWAPLVRDNLGLDPEGNGVGNSIGTQGGGATSVANDRAITVGMGVPPTRQIILGVNLKF
- a CDS encoding LacI family transcriptional regulator, translating into MKPKKEVTIYDIAQKLELSSATVSRALKNHPAINKNTRKKIQDAAKELGYRHNTFASNLRKQKTNTIGVIVHELNSNFITSVLAGIEKVTTEAGYDLIIAHSSESYDKEAANALNLFHKRVDGLIASLAFDTEGLEHYKSFSDRSIPIIFFDRVEENSDSTKVIIDNYKCGYQATQHLIEQGCRRIVLVTANLKRNVYAQRHKGYVDALFDNGIAYDKEKVLIKDLSEQCGVEAALQILKMKPLPDGAFITNDFSAAVCMQTLKEHGINIPEDIAIVGFNNDAIGKIVEPQLTTIDYPGIDMGEIAARNLINHLKGLSNIKHTQTIVIRSDLIIRKSSLKKKGIPKL
- a CDS encoding RagB/SusD family nutrient uptake outer membrane protein translates to MKHRKIIQSLFLIAIIFANTGCKKLLEEQPRTSFTPPFFATSDGLQGGIAGIYTSFRTQWSNQIWTQLFDGGTDEALRGGSVDAGAASWMIYNNPVIKSNTSNYEGFWNTLYTDINTANGVLQYGVDADIPAATKTQLLAQAKFLRGFCYFYLVTTFGQVPLHTTLNTSASTADAPAPLADLYAQIIKDFTEASADLPNIPNAAMGKPAFKATALFLLAKTYLWRGWSTAAQPNDYQQAYTISKAIIDNKATYGLNLLPSFSTVFREGQEYSSEILMVIDHTKDLKFGQNSPVGNGATSFSENKSNFMWRPNYPTMNANYPATGGSNVCLRDTRNGRPFVRLRPNTKYVMDQAFANRATDSRYDGTFETIWLSNSIPESVKGTTGVTTPRGTLINGVDTAIWMADRVVTAAERAAFKGIILEPDHLAGATVKYTAAFFPSVRKFDDSTRGHMNDYSDRPYILFRFAEVYLIAAEAAIKGGATAQDAANMINVLRTRAALKDNQTPAQYAAAVAAQQITSGQATLDFLLDERSRELFAEDCRWWDLSRTKTLVSRVQLHNTEAAAGVQPFNMLRPIPQSQIDLVTEGPVYPQNPGYQ